The sequence below is a genomic window from Halomonas halophila.
GGTGCCAGGTGAAGGCCTCGAAGCGCTCGGGCAGGTCGAAGGGGCTGGCCTCGGCCAGAGTCACGGTCTGCCAGCCGGTCTCGGCCAGGGTGCCGCGGGACACCGGGGCGTCCAGCGCCTCGGCGATGCGCCGGGCGCCGTGACCGATGCCGAGCAGTGGCTTGCGGCCGTCCAGGGTGCGCTCGATCAGCTTGCGCTCGCCACGATCCCAGGCGGCGGGCGCCTCGCCCTCGGGAGCGTCGAGCACGATCAGCGCCTCGACGTCGCCGGGCCGCGGCGGCAGCTCGCCCTCGTCGAGGTGGAACACGGTGTGGCTGTGGCCCATGCTGTCGAGCCAGTCGCCGATGCGGGCGGGCCCCAGATGGGGGCTGTGCTGAAGCAGGTGAACGTGCATGCGGGCGACCTCGCCATATCGGCAAAAACTTCAGGGAAGGCAGGGTACATGAACGCGGCCCTCAAGGAACAGATACTGACCGTGCTGGCCGAGATCCCGCCGGGGCGGGTCACCACCTACGGGCGCATCGCCGCCATGACCGAGGGCGGCACGCCCCGGCTGGTGGCCCGGGCGCTGCGCGAGCTGCCGTCCGGACACGGCCTGCCGTGGTTTCGGGTGATCACCGCCTCGCGCAAGCTGGCCGACCATCCCGGCGCCGACGAGCAGCGCCGGCGGCTGATCGGCGAGGGTGTGGCGTTCGATGCGCGGGGCAGAGTGGCCCCCGAACGGCTCTGGCCTTGAGTGAGCACAGGGACGATGTCGAGACAGCGATATTCCAAGGAGAATCCATGAGCGGTTTCTTTCAGCGCCTGCAGCGGCTCGAGCCGCGCCGTCAGCAGGCCTTCATGGCGGCGCTGTGCGAGCGGCTGCTGCCCAACTATGCCTTCTACGCCGAGGCCACCGGCCACGGCGATCCCAAGGCGCTGCGGGTCGTGCTCGATCTGGTGTGGGAGCGGCTGGCGGTCAAGGACGCGCGCATCGACTTCGATCGCCAGGCCGAGAAGCTGGCCGAGCTGGAGCCGCCGGCCGAGGATGACAGCTTCGGCGCCCGTCGCGCGCTGGAAGCGGTGGTGGCGATCTCGTCGCTGCTCGACACCCTGCGCGGCGACTCGCCGGAGGCGGTGCTGGAGGTGAGCCGGACCTCTCGCGGCGGCGTGCGCGCCTTCATCGAGCTGACCGAGGGCGAGGAGGACGGCGAACGCCTCGCCGCCATCGTGCGCGAGCATCCGCTGATGGGGGACGAGAACGGCTTCCAGGATGCGGTGCTCGAGGCGGTGGAAGGCGAGCTCGGCCGCGACGCCCTCAAGGCGCTGCGCCGGCTGGGCCGCAACGAGGGCGTCAGCAACCTGGGGCTGTCGATGGACTAGCGGCTAGAAGCGCGCACCGGCGGTCACCATCATGCCGGCGGTGCCGAACACGATCAGGTCGGACTCGAAGCGTCCCCATCGCGCGCCCACGCTGGGCAGCGCTACCGGCGCGGTCTCGAAGCGGTTGAAGGGGATCTTGTCGCGGTACTCGTCCTGGTAGCCGTGCAGCAGGCCGCCGGTGAGCTTGGCGCGTATAGTCAGCCGCTCGGTGGGCTGCCAGAAGGGGAACTCGCGCCCCGCATACCAGTACCAGGTGGGCTGGTCGAAGGAGTTCTTGAACCAGGCGGTGCCGGCGAGCCAGCGCTGCGGGTTATGCAGCTCCAGGCTGACAAGCTGCTGCCGGTTGTTGTGTTCCGGGTCGGCGCTGAAGTGTCGGGTGTAGAGGCTGGTCTGCACCAGCACATGGTCCAGCGTCGGCGCCGGGGGCCAGGCCGGCTCCGCCTCGGCGGCGGCCGGGCCGGCGAGCGCCAGCATTGCAGGCAGGGCCAGCCTGCCTGCCACCTTCCATGGTGATGTCATTCGTGTCCTTGTCTCCGGAGGCCTGTCAGAGGCGCATTTCGATGCCGCGTTCGGCCATGTAGCGCTTGGCCTCGGGGATGGTGTACTCGCCGAAGTGGAAGATGCTGGCCGCCAGCACCGCGTCGGCGCCGCCGTCCTTCACGCCCTCGACCAGGTGGTCGAGGTTGCCCACGCCGCCGGAGGCGATCACCGGCACGCTCACCGCTTCCGAGATGGCGTGGGTCACGCCGATGTCGAAGCCGATCCTGGTGCCGTCGCGGTCCATGCTGGTCAGCAGCAGCTCGCCGGCGCCCAGGTCGACCATCTTCCTGGCCCACTCCACGGCATCGAGCCCGGTGGGGCGGCGGCCGCCGTGGGTGAAGATCTCCCAGCGCGGTGCCTCGCCTTCCTCGGAGACCTTCTTGGCGTCGATGGCCACCACGATGCACTGGCTGCCGAAGCGCTCGGCGGCCTCGTGCACGAACTCGGGGTTGTGCACGGCGGCGGTGTTGATCGACACCTTGTCGGCGCCAGCGTTGAGCATGGTGCGGATGTCGTCGCAGGTGCGGATACCGCCGCCCACGGTCAGCGGGATGAAGACCTCGCCGGCGATGCGCTCGACCATCTCCACCGTGGTGCCGCGGTCCTCGTGGCTGGCGGTGATGTCGAGGAAGGTGATCTCGTCGGCGCCCTGCTGGTTGTAGCGCTGGGCGATCTCCACCGGGTCACCGGCGTCGCGGATGCCGATGAAGTTGACGCCCTTGACCACCCGGCCGGCATCGACGTCCAGGCAGGGGATGATGCGCTTGGCGAGTCCCATGGTGTCAGCTCCCGTCGCGTTGGCCGGTGAGGCGGTCGCACAGTGCCTGGGCCTCGGCCACGTCCAGGCTGCCTTCGTAGATGGCGCGACCGGTGATGGCGCCGAGGATGCCCGGCTCGCCGGCCGCGATCAGTTCGCGCAGGTCGTCGAGGTTGGTCACGCCGCCGGAGGCGATCACCGGCAGGCCACCCTCGCGGGCCAGCTCGGCGGTGGCCTCGACGTTGACGCCGCCCATCATGCCGTCGCGGGCGATGTCGGTGTAGACGATCGAGGACACGCCGTCGTCGGCGAAGCGCTTGGCCAGTTCGGTGGCCTTCAGGGTCGAGACCTCGGCCCAGCCGTCGGTGGCCACGAAGCCGTCGCGAGCGTCCAGGCCGACGATCACGTGGCCGGCGAAGGCCTGGCACATCTCGGTGACGAAGGCCGGTTCCTTGACCGCCTTGGTGCCGATGATGACCTGGGACACGCCGGCGTCCAGGTAGTGCTCGATGGTCTCGGCCGAGCGGATGCCGCCGCCGATCTGGATCGGCAGGTTGGGGTAGGCGCGGGCGATGGCGGTGACCGCCTCGCCGTTGACCGGCTCGCCCTCGAAGGCGCCGTTGAGGTCGACCAGGTGCAGGCGGCGGGCGCCGGCCTCGACCCAGCGCGCGGCCATGGCCACGGGATCGTCGCCGTAGGTGGTGGCATCGTCCATCCGCCCCTGCTTGAGGCGAACGCACTTGCCGTCCTTGAGATCGATGGCGGGGATTACCAGCATGTCCAGTCCTCTACGGGCGCTCAGCGGGCGCCCCTTTGATTGTCAGGCGCGGCAGCGGGCGCCCTGGAAATTGTCGTAGGCGCGGCAGCGGGCGCCCTGGAAATTGTCGTAGGCGCGGCAGCAGGCGCCCTGGAAATGGTAAGGGGCGCGGGGTCGGGCGCCCTTGAAACCGTTGTCATGGGCGCGGCAACGGGCGCCCTGGAAATGCTGCAGTGGCCGCTCAGGGCTCCCACTGCACGAAGTTTTCCAGCAGTCGAAGGCCGGCCCGGGAGCTCTTCTCCGGATGGAACTGCACGGCGAAGGTGGCATCGCGGCCGGTGGCCACGTGGGCGGTGACGCGACCGTAGTCGGTGGTGCCGAACACCTGGGCGTCCTCGCCGGCCTCCACGTAGTAGCTGTGCACGAAGTAGAAGTGCTCCTGGTCGTCGATGCCCTTCCACAGTGGGTGGTCGTGGCGCTGGCGCACCAGGTTCCAGCCCATGTGCGGCACCTTCAGGCGATGGTCCATGTCGTCGCGCATGTCGACGGGGAAGCGGCGCACCTGGCCGGTCATGAAGCCCAGGCAGTCGATGCCGCCGTTCTCCTCGCTGCGCTGATGCAGCATCTGCTGGCCGACGCAGATGCCGAGCAGCGGCTTGGCCTGCTGGGCCAGCAGCTCCTCGACCAGGCCGCGCAGCTCGGTGCGCTCGAGTTCGCCCATGCAGTCGCGGATGGCGCCCTGGCCGGGCAGCACCAGGCGCGTGGCGCCCTGGATGCGGCGGGCGTCGCGGGTCACCACTACGTGCTCGTGGGTGACGTGCTCCAGTGCCTTGGCGACGGAATGCAGGTTGCCCATTCCGTAGTCGATGACGGCAATGGTCATGGGACGCTCCTCGTGTCGGTCGGCGGGATCACAGGCTGCCCTTGGTGGACGGCATCTGGCCGGCCATGCGCGGGTCTTCGGCGGCGGCCATGCGCAGCGCCCGGCCGAAGGCCTTGAAGATGGTTTCCGCCTGATGGTGGGCGTTGAAGCCCTTCAGGTTGTCGATGTGCAGGGTGACCTTGGCGTGGTTCACGAAGCCCTGGAAGAACTCCCAGAACAGCTGGGTATCCAGGCGGCCGATGCTGGCGCGGGTGAACTCGACGTCCATGAACAGGCCCGGGCGCCCGGAGAAGTCTACCACGACCCGCGACAGCGCCTCGTCGAGCGGCACGTAGGCGTGGCCGTAGCGGTAGATGCCGCGCTTGTCGCCGATCGCCTGGTCGAAGGCCTGGCCCAGGGTGATGCCGAGATCCTCGACGGTGTGGTGGTCGTCGATGTGCAGGTCGCCCACTGCCTTGATCTCGAGGTCGATCATGCCGTGGCGGGCGACCTGGTCGAGCATGTGGTCGAGGAAGGGGACGCCGGTCTCGCAGACCAGCTGGCCCTTGCCGTCGAGGTTCACGGTGACCGTGATCTGGGTTTCCTTGGTGTCGCGGGTGACCGTGGCGATACGCTCGGACATGTCGGGTCTCCAGCGCCTGGGCGCGTGTCGTGATGGGGGGGCCGCCGTCGGGGCGGAAAAGACGGGGCGGCCCCGCCGTTGCAAGGCTGCCATTATAGTGAAACGCTACCCCCATTCGCTACAATGCCCCAACCATGCGGCAGGCCCGGCCTGCCTCTTTCAGGGAGATACCTGCATGCCGGTCACGCTACAGCGCGTCGATCAAGCGACCTGGGAAGCGGACGCCCAGGTACGCCACGATCTGACACGCATCTACGCCGATGCCCCCGCCGAGCGCCTGCCGGCCCCGCCCGAGCGATTCGTCGACGACCATCTGGCCGCCGAGCGCTTCTTCTTCTGTGCCCGTTTCAATGATCGTCTGCTGGGGGCGCTGGCCGTCTCCCCGGATGACCAGGCCTGGTGGCTGTCGCACCTGTGCGTGCGCCAGACCACCCGCCGCCGCGGCGTCGGCTCGCGGCTGCTGGCCCTCACCGGCGAGGCCGCCCACGCCGACGGCCGCCGGCTGCGCGTGCTGGCCTCCCAGCTGCCCATGGCCGATCAGGTGCTGCTGAGCCGCATGGGCTACCGCCTGACCCAGGAAGGCGACTACTTCGAACTGGATCTCTCGCCCAAAGGAGCCGGGCAATGAAGCGAATCCTGCGTACTCTGCTGGCCGCCATCGGGGTCCTCGGCCTGGTGCTGGTCGGTGCCGTGGTGTTCATCACCACCTTCTTCGACCCCGAGGACCTCAAGCCACGACTGGTCGACGTCGTGCGCGAGCACAGCGGGCTGGAGCTGGAGCTGGACGGCCCGCTGAGCTGGTCCTTCTACCCGCGGCTGGGTGTCGGCGTGGAAAGCGCCGAGGCGCGCCTGCCGGAACAGGTCGTCGACGACGCGCCCTTCGCCGCCTTCGACCACGCCGAGGTCAGCCTGGCGATGGCCCCGCTGCTGCGCGGCGAGATCGCCATCGACGGCCTGACCCTCGAGGGGGTCGACCTCAACCTCGAGCGCAACGCCGAGGGGCGTGGCAACTGGGAGGCGCTGATCGAGCGCCTGCGCAACCGCGGCGAGCAGGCCGAGGCGGTGCTGGCGCCGGCCAGCGCCGGCCCCAACCCTCGTGGCGATGCCAGCGCCCTGGACGTGGCGCTGAACATCGCCAGCGTGCAGGTGCGCGGCGGCCGCATCGACTATCGCGACGTCCAGGCCGGGCGAGAGATAACGCTCTCGGACGTCGACATCACCGGCAGCAACGTCAATCCCGATCATCCCTTCCCGCTCAGCGCCAGCCTCGACGTCGCGCTGCGCGACGGGCTGGGTGCCGAGACGCCGCAGCTGGCCAGCGAGCTGAGTCTCGAGACACGGGTCAGCCTGGGGCTGGCCGAGGGGCGTCATGTGCTCCAGGGGCTGGCGCTGGACACCCATACCCGCCTCGACGGTGCCGACGAAGCCCAGCGGCTCGAGCTCGCCGCCGACGAGCTGGTGCTCGATCTCTCCGGCGACCGGGTGCGGGTGAATGGTGGCCAGCTGGAGGCCGGCCTGATGGGCCCGCGGCTGGGCGAGCAGCGCCTGCCGCTGTCGCTGGCCTTCGGTCTCGACGCCGACCTGGCCGCCCGAAGCGCTCGCCTGAGCGAGCTGGCGCTGAGCGGGCCCGACGGCCTCGACCTCCAGGGCAACCTGACGCTGACCGAGCTGGTCGAGGCGCCGGCCTACGAGGGCCAGTTGAGCCTCGCCGAGCTCTCGCTACGGCCCTGGCTGGAGCGCTTCGACGCTCTGCCGGACATGGCCGCCGACGCGGCCCTGAGCCAGGTGGCGCTGACCAGCCCCATCGAAGGCGACCTGGAGCGCGTCACCCTCGACGGCCTTAACCTCAAGCTCGACGGCAGCACCTTCAACGGTCGCCTGGGGGCGAACCTCGACGGCACGCGCCTGGAGGCCGACCTGCAGGGCGACCGTCTGAACATGGACGACTACCTGCCGGCCGCTGATCCTTCCGCCGAGACCGCCGGCGGCCCGAGCCTGCCGGGCGTGGGGCGTGCCCTGGCTCAGGACGCACGGCAGGCGCTGCTGCCCGCCGACTGGCTGGCCACGCTTTCCCTCGACGCCGAGCTGAGCCTCGGCGAATTGATCCTGATGGATCAGAGCTTCAGCGACGTCAGCCTGACGCTGGCCGGGAATAACGGCCGTCAGCGGCTGGTGAACTTTGCGTCCGGCCTCCACGAGGGCCGTCTCTCGGCCACCGGCGAGCTGGACGCCCGCGAGACGCCGCTGCGCTGGCAGCTGTCGCCGCGCGTCGAGAACCTGCGTCTGGGCTCGCTGCTGACTTCGCTGGGCGAGGAGCCGGCGCCGCTGGAAGGCAGGCTGAGCGCCGAGGGCGAGCTGACGACCCGCGGCAACAGCGTGCCCGAGCTCAAGCGTGCCCTGAACGGTCGGCTCGCCACGCGCCTGGCCGAGGGGCGCATTCCCGGCGTCAACGTCTCCCAGGAGCTGTGCACCACCACCGCGCGCCTGGAAGGCGAGAGCACCAGCCGCGACTGGGCCCCGGACACCCGCTTCCAGCGCGCCGAGGCCAGCTTCCGCATCCGCGATGGCGTGGCCGAGAGCGATGACCTGAATGTCGCCATCCCCGGCATCGGCCTGGGCGGCGAGGGCAGCTTCGACCTGACCAGCGAGCGCTTCGCCCTGCGCGCCAACGCCCGCTTCACCGGCGAGGACGTGGACGCCGCCTGCGAGGTCAATCGGCGGCTGGTCGACGTGCCCTTCCCGGTGCGCTGCGAGGGTCAGCTGGGCGGCGACAGCGGCGAGTGGTGTCGCTTCGACCGCGACGCCTTCCGCTCCACGCTGGGCGACCTGCTGCGCGAGGAAGTCTCTCAGCGCGCCAACGACAAGCTGCGCGAGAGCCTCGGCAACGCGGTGGAAAAACTCGACGAACGCATCGGCGATGATTCGCGTCGGGAACTTCGCGACGCCCTCGATGGTCTCTTCAATTGAGCAAGCAATAGCCAGTCCCTGCGCCGACTCTTATAGTCGGCGCTTTTTTTCGTGCCGAGACAATGCCCATGACGGAGACGCCCCCCGCCATCCTGCCTCCCGACACCTTCCAGCGACGCCTGCTCGAGTGGTTCGACGTCCACGGCCGCCACGACCTGCCCTGGCAGCACGAGCGCACGCCCTACCGGGTGTGGGTCTCGGAGATCATGCTGCAGCAGACCCAGGTCGCCACCGTGATTCCCTACTTCGAGCGCTTCATGGAGCGCTTCCCCGACGTGCGCTCGCTGGCGGCCGCCGAGCAGGACGAGGTGCTGCATCTATGGACCGGGCTCGGCTACTACGCCCGCGGGCGCAACCTGCACAAGGCCGCCCAGGTAGTCGTAGAAGAACACGACGGCGAGTTCCCGGTGCACAGCCTCGACGCCATGGCCGCGCTGCCCGGCATCGGCCGCTCCACCGCCGGCGCGGTGATCGCCCAGAGCACCGGCCGGCGGGCGGTGATCCTCGACGGCAACGTCAAGCGCGTGCTCACGCGGCTGCACGCCGTGGAAGGCTGGCCCGGCCGGCCCGCGGTGGAGCGTGAGCTGTGGGGCCTCGCCGAGCACTACACGCCCGAGCGCCGGGTGGTCGACTTCACCCAGGCGATGATGGATCTGGGCGCCACCCTGTGCCGTCGCGGCCAGCCCGACTGCGAGCGCTGCCCCTTCAATGACGTGTGCGTGGCCCGGGCACGCGGCGAGCAGAAGCGCTTTCCGGAGTCCAAGCCCAGGAAGGCCATTCCCACCCGCACCACCACCATGCTGCTGCTGCAGGACGAGGCCGGGCGGGTACTGCTCGAGCAGCGCCCCTCCAGCGGCCTGTGGGGCGGGCTGTGGAGCCTGCCGCAGTTCGATACCTCGCTGGAGCTGCGCGCCTGGCTCGACCACCACGCCCCCGGTGCTAGCCTGGAAGCGCCCTGGGAGGCCTTCACCCACGTGTTCAGCCATTTCCGCCTCGAGATCACCCCGCAGCCGGCGCGGGTGAGCCGGCTCGACGGCGTGGGCGAGGCGCGGCGCTGGTTCGACCCCGCCGAGCCGGACAGCATCGGCCTGGCCGCGCCGGTGAAAGGCTTGCTGGACGCGCTGCGCCCCTTCACCCTGAGCGTCCAGGACGCGCCCCATTCTTCCTCATCCCAGGAGCCATGACCGATGAGCCAGACCGTCTTCTGCCGCAAGTACCAGCAAGAACTCGAGGCCCTGCCGTTCCCGCCGCTGCCGGGCAAGAAGGGCCAGGAGATCCAGGCCACCGTTTCGAAGCAGGCCTGGGAGGAGTGGCAGGCCCTGCAGACCCGCCTGATCAACGAGAAGCACCTCAACATGCTCGAGCCCTCGGCGCGCGAGTACCTGATGGAGCAGCTGGAGCGTTTCCTCGATAACGAGCAGACCGATCAGGCGGAAGGCTTTGTGCCGCCCGAAAAGTAGGCGTGACGGGGCCTG
It includes:
- a CDS encoding type 1 glutamine amidotransferase, translating into MHVHLLQHSPHLGPARIGDWLDSMGHSHTVFHLDEGELPPRPGDVEALIVLDAPEGEAPAAWDRGERKLIERTLDGRKPLLGIGHGARRIAEALDAPVSRGTLAETGWQTVTLAEASPFDLPERFEAFTWHREIFALPEDALPLGGTAASPLQGFAWDAGRVIGLLCHLESTAESVTAMLDHLPRPEGDAESPYRQEREAMLDDSRRFDRLAPLLDRVLTQWARHATMR
- the hisB gene encoding imidazoleglycerol-phosphate dehydratase HisB, translating into MSERIATVTRDTKETQITVTVNLDGKGQLVCETGVPFLDHMLDQVARHGMIDLEIKAVGDLHIDDHHTVEDLGITLGQAFDQAIGDKRGIYRYGHAYVPLDEALSRVVVDFSGRPGLFMDVEFTRASIGRLDTQLFWEFFQGFVNHAKVTLHIDNLKGFNAHHQAETIFKAFGRALRMAAAEDPRMAGQMPSTKGSL
- the hisA gene encoding 1-(5-phosphoribosyl)-5-[(5-phosphoribosylamino)methylideneamino]imidazole-4-carboxamide isomerase; the protein is MLVIPAIDLKDGKCVRLKQGRMDDATTYGDDPVAMAARWVEAGARRLHLVDLNGAFEGEPVNGEAVTAIARAYPNLPIQIGGGIRSAETIEHYLDAGVSQVIIGTKAVKEPAFVTEMCQAFAGHVIVGLDARDGFVATDGWAEVSTLKATELAKRFADDGVSSIVYTDIARDGMMGGVNVEATAELAREGGLPVIASGGVTNLDDLRELIAAGEPGILGAITGRAIYEGSLDVAEAQALCDRLTGQRDGS
- the hisF gene encoding imidazole glycerol phosphate synthase subunit HisF, with product MGLAKRIIPCLDVDAGRVVKGVNFIGIRDAGDPVEIAQRYNQQGADEITFLDITASHEDRGTTVEMVERIAGEVFIPLTVGGGIRTCDDIRTMLNAGADKVSINTAAVHNPEFVHEAAERFGSQCIVVAIDAKKVSEEGEAPRWEIFTHGGRRPTGLDAVEWARKMVDLGAGELLLTSMDRDGTRIGFDIGVTHAISEAVSVPVIASGGVGNLDHLVEGVKDGGADAVLAASIFHFGEYTIPEAKRYMAERGIEMRL
- a CDS encoding YjaG family protein translates to MSGFFQRLQRLEPRRQQAFMAALCERLLPNYAFYAEATGHGDPKALRVVLDLVWERLAVKDARIDFDRQAEKLAELEPPAEDDSFGARRALEAVVAISSLLDTLRGDSPEAVLEVSRTSRGGVRAFIELTEGEEDGERLAAIVREHPLMGDENGFQDAVLEAVEGELGRDALKALRRLGRNEGVSNLGLSMD
- a CDS encoding oxidative damage protection protein, which encodes MSQTVFCRKYQQELEALPFPPLPGKKGQEIQATVSKQAWEEWQALQTRLINEKHLNMLEPSAREYLMEQLERFLDNEQTDQAEGFVPPEK
- a CDS encoding AsmA family protein; this encodes MKRILRTLLAAIGVLGLVLVGAVVFITTFFDPEDLKPRLVDVVREHSGLELELDGPLSWSFYPRLGVGVESAEARLPEQVVDDAPFAAFDHAEVSLAMAPLLRGEIAIDGLTLEGVDLNLERNAEGRGNWEALIERLRNRGEQAEAVLAPASAGPNPRGDASALDVALNIASVQVRGGRIDYRDVQAGREITLSDVDITGSNVNPDHPFPLSASLDVALRDGLGAETPQLASELSLETRVSLGLAEGRHVLQGLALDTHTRLDGADEAQRLELAADELVLDLSGDRVRVNGGQLEAGLMGPRLGEQRLPLSLAFGLDADLAARSARLSELALSGPDGLDLQGNLTLTELVEAPAYEGQLSLAELSLRPWLERFDALPDMAADAALSQVALTSPIEGDLERVTLDGLNLKLDGSTFNGRLGANLDGTRLEADLQGDRLNMDDYLPAADPSAETAGGPSLPGVGRALAQDARQALLPADWLATLSLDAELSLGELILMDQSFSDVSLTLAGNNGRQRLVNFASGLHEGRLSATGELDARETPLRWQLSPRVENLRLGSLLTSLGEEPAPLEGRLSAEGELTTRGNSVPELKRALNGRLATRLAEGRIPGVNVSQELCTTTARLEGESTSRDWAPDTRFQRAEASFRIRDGVAESDDLNVAIPGIGLGGEGSFDLTSERFALRANARFTGEDVDAACEVNRRLVDVPFPVRCEGQLGGDSGEWCRFDRDAFRSTLGDLLREEVSQRANDKLRESLGNAVEKLDERIGDDSRRELRDALDGLFN
- the mutY gene encoding A/G-specific adenine glycosylase gives rise to the protein MTETPPAILPPDTFQRRLLEWFDVHGRHDLPWQHERTPYRVWVSEIMLQQTQVATVIPYFERFMERFPDVRSLAAAEQDEVLHLWTGLGYYARGRNLHKAAQVVVEEHDGEFPVHSLDAMAALPGIGRSTAGAVIAQSTGRRAVILDGNVKRVLTRLHAVEGWPGRPAVERELWGLAEHYTPERRVVDFTQAMMDLGATLCRRGQPDCERCPFNDVCVARARGEQKRFPESKPRKAIPTRTTTMLLLQDEAGRVLLEQRPSSGLWGGLWSLPQFDTSLELRAWLDHHAPGASLEAPWEAFTHVFSHFRLEITPQPARVSRLDGVGEARRWFDPAEPDSIGLAAPVKGLLDALRPFTLSVQDAPHSSSSQEP
- a CDS encoding MGMT family protein, whose product is MNAALKEQILTVLAEIPPGRVTTYGRIAAMTEGGTPRLVARALRELPSGHGLPWFRVITASRKLADHPGADEQRRRLIGEGVAFDARGRVAPERLWP
- the hisH gene encoding imidazole glycerol phosphate synthase subunit HisH, translated to MTIAVIDYGMGNLHSVAKALEHVTHEHVVVTRDARRIQGATRLVLPGQGAIRDCMGELERTELRGLVEELLAQQAKPLLGICVGQQMLHQRSEENGGIDCLGFMTGQVRRFPVDMRDDMDHRLKVPHMGWNLVRQRHDHPLWKGIDDQEHFYFVHSYYVEAGEDAQVFGTTDYGRVTAHVATGRDATFAVQFHPEKSSRAGLRLLENFVQWEP
- a CDS encoding acetyl-CoA sensor PanZ family protein codes for the protein MPVTLQRVDQATWEADAQVRHDLTRIYADAPAERLPAPPERFVDDHLAAERFFFCARFNDRLLGALAVSPDDQAWWLSHLCVRQTTRRRGVGSRLLALTGEAAHADGRRLRVLASQLPMADQVLLSRMGYRLTQEGDYFELDLSPKGAGQ